From a region of the Coffea arabica cultivar ET-39 chromosome 3e, Coffea Arabica ET-39 HiFi, whole genome shotgun sequence genome:
- the LOC140038900 gene encoding uncharacterized protein, which yields MALISFVGRLLFVSVFVLSAYQEFSEFGVDGGPAAKALSPKFSAFSKHVTSQTGLHLPPLEMKHLVLGAILLKGLGSFLFVFGSSFGAYLLLLHQAIASPILYDFYNYDADKKEFAQLFVKFTQNLALLGALLFFIGMKNSMPRRSAKKKAPKTKTV from the exons ATGGCGTTGATTTCTTTCGTCGGAAGGCTTCTCTTCGTCTCTGTCTTCGTTCTCTCCGCTTACCAAGA GTTTTCTGAATTTGGCGTAGATGGTGGACCAGCAGCAAAGGCACTGAGCCCGAAGTTCAGTGCTTTCTCAAAGCATGTTACCAGCCAAACTGGGCTTCATTTGCCCCCTCTAGAA ATGAAACATTTAGTGTTGGGTGCTATACTCTTGAAGGGATTGGGAAGCTTTCTGTTTGTCTTTGGAAGCTCCTTTGGAGCTTATCTTCTG CTTTTGCATCAGGCAATTGCTTCCCCTATCTTGTATGACTTCTACAACTATGATGCTGACAAGAAAGAGTTTGCTCAACTATTTGTCAAGTTCACCCAG AATTTGGCTTTGCTGGGGGCACTTCTCTTCTTTATTGGCATGAAAAATTCAATGCCAAGGAGATCAGCAAAGAAGAAGGCTCCGAAGACAAAGACAGTTTGA